TCCGCGGCAACGACTACCGGGTTGATGACTGGCATCGCCGCGGTCTTTATGAGCCACCGCGCGGCGCGTACTGGGGCTATATTGACGGCAACTACGTGCTGATTGCCGCCGCCACCGGGGTAATCACCTCGATTATTCTGGGCAGTGCGTTAGGCCACTGATAAGTGCATTCTGACCGGGGGCGCCCGCCGCCGGTTGTTTATCTTCCTGTGCATCACTTCGGTGACAAAAGACGTTTTTCCTTATCCCCAACCCCAGTCTTTCATCCCGTACCGACGACAAAAAAACGTCTGGCACACTTGATACAGCAACATGTTACCGGGTCATCTAATCCATATTTTTCAAAATGATGACTTGCATATCGTTTCATTCCTGTTTCCCGAGTCGGCCCGCAGAAAAGTCTCCCTTGAGGTGTTGTCAGCCGGTATTTGCTTACCTTACGATCCCTGTAGATGAAATTATCACCAACCGATAAAGGGACATGACATGGTTGAGCGCGTAGTTAAGTTGGAAAAAAACGCCGATACGCTGCGGCAGGATGTGACCACGGTGAAAGAGGACGTCACGGTCATTAAGGCGGATGTCACCACGTTAAAAGGCGAGGTCACGGTCATTAAGGCGGATACCACCACGTTAAAAGGCGAGGTCACGGTCATTAAGGCGGATACCACCACGTTAAAAGGCGAGGTCACGGTCATTAAGGCGGATGTCACCACGTTAAAAGGTGACATGACCTTAGTGAAGGGGGATGTAAAAGAGTTAAAGACGGACGTGACCGGGCTAAAAACGGATGTGGCCGTGCTGCAGACGGATATGACGGGTTTAAAGAAAGATGTTGGCGTACTACAGGCAGATATGACCGGATTAAAAACGGATGTCGCCGTGCTGAAGACGGATGTCACCGTGCTGCAAACGGATATGACCGGGCTGAAGAAAGATGTTGGCGTACTACAGGCAGATATGACCGGATTAAAAACGGATGTCGCCGTGCTGAAGACGGATGTCACCGTGCTGCAAACGGATATGACCGGGCTGAAGAAAGATGTTGGCGTACTGCAGGCGGATATGACCGGATTAAAAACGGATGTCGCCGTGCTGCAAACAGATATGACGGGCTTGAAGAAAGATGTTGGCGTATTGCAGGCAGATATGACCGGGCTAAAGACGGATGTGGCCGTGCTGAAGACGGATATGACGGGGCTGAAGAAAGACGTTGGTGTGTTGCAGGCGGATGTCACCGTGCTGCAGACGGATATGGTGGAGCTAAAATCGGATGTAGCGGTGATTAAATCCAACTACACCACCAAAGCGGATCTGCTGGGCCTGGAAAACAAGTTTGACATTAAATTTGAAGGGTTGCGCACCGAGCTTCACCGTTCGCTGGCGCTGCAAACCAAATGGGTCGTGGCTTCGCAGGCTGGCGTGCTTGGCCTGGGGCTGGGGTTGGCGAAGCTCCTGTTTTGATTTTAGTGAAAACAGAGCCAGAGATAAGCTTTCAACTCATTTTCTGCTTAACTTTTCCGGCCTTTAGCATATAGACGTCTGGACATGTAGCCATCAACTTATGTAGCATGCTGTCATTCGAAATTTGTTAACGGGAACAACCGAATGTCGCAGCAGGTAAAAATTCTGGACGGGGGCATGGGGCGTGAACTGGCACGCATCGGTGCACCTTTCCGCCAGCCGGAATGGTCTGCACTGGCGCTGTATGAAGCGCCGGAGCGCGTCCGTGAAGTCCACGACAGCTATATCGCCGCCGGGGCGGAAGCCATCACCACCAACAGCTACGCGGTTGTGCCGTTCCACATTGGCGACGAACGATTTGCCGCCGACGGCGCGCGCCTTGCCGCACTTGCCGGCCGGCTGGCCCGCGAAGCCGCCGATGCAGCGAATTCACCGGTACGCGTGGCCGGGAGCCTTCCTCCCGCGCTGGGCTCCTATCGCCCCGATCTGTTCAATGAACAGCAGGCGCAGGCGATCCACCGCGTGCTGGTTGCGGCTCAGGCACCCTACGTTGATTTCTGGCTGGGCGAAACCACCAGCTCGATCGCGGAGGCGGAATCCATTCATGCCGTGCTCGCCGGCCAGCCTCAGCCGCTGTGGCTTTCATTTACCCTGCAGGATGAGCCTGAACTGTACGATGCCGTCAGCACC
The sequence above is a segment of the Erwinia sp. SLM-02 genome. Coding sequences within it:
- a CDS encoding homocysteine S-methyltransferase family protein — translated: MSQQVKILDGGMGRELARIGAPFRQPEWSALALYEAPERVREVHDSYIAAGAEAITTNSYAVVPFHIGDERFAADGARLAALAGRLAREAADAANSPVRVAGSLPPALGSYRPDLFNEQQAQAIHRVLVAAQAPYVDFWLGETTSSIAEAESIHAVLAGQPQPLWLSFTLQDEPELYDAVSTLRSGESVSAAVSRAIELGVENVLFNCSHPEVMSSAVKQAAAVRDRLGADIGIGVYANAFDHGSNSGGANEGLSDLRKDTHPEGYLNWAQEWVAAGATLVGGCCGIGPEHIGRLAAALK